The Symphalangus syndactylus isolate Jambi chromosome 3, NHGRI_mSymSyn1-v2.1_pri, whole genome shotgun sequence genome has a segment encoding these proteins:
- the NXPH1 gene encoding neurexophilin-1 isoform X2, producing the protein MQAACWYVLLLLQPTVYLVTCANLTNGGKSELLKSGSSKSTLKHIWTESSKDLSISRLLSQTFRGKENDTDLDLRYDTPEPYSEQDLWDWLRNSTDLQEPRPRAKRRPIVKTGKFKKMFGWGDFHSNIKTVKLNLLITGKIVDHGNGTFSVYFRHNSTGQGNVSVSLVPPTKIVEFDLAQQTVIDAKDSKSFNCRIEYEKVDKATKNTLCNYDPSKTCYQEQTQSHVSWLCSKPFKVICIYISFYSTDYKLVQKVCPDYNYHSDTPYFPSG; encoded by the coding sequence gTCACATGTGCCAATTTAACGAACGGTGGAAAGTCAGAACTTCTGAAATCAGGAAGCAGCAAATCCACACTAAAGCACATATGGACAGAAAGCAGCAAAGACTTGTCTATCAGCCGACTCCTGTCACAGACTTTTCGTGGCAAAGAGAATGATACAGATTTGGATCTGAGATATGACACCCCAGAACCTTATTCTGAGCAAGACCTCTGGGACTGGCTGAGGAACTCCACAGACCTTCAAGAGCCTCGGCCCAGGGCCAAGAGAAGGCCCATTGTTAAAACGGGCAAGTTTAAGAAAATGTTTGGATGGGGCGATTTTCATTCCAACATCAAAACAGTGAAGCTGAACCTGTTGATAACTGGGAAAATTGTAGATCATGGCAATGGGACATTTAGTGTTTATTTCAGGCATAATTCAACTGGTCAAGGGAATGTATCTGTCAGCTTGGTACCCCCTACAAAAATCGTGGAATTTGACTTGGCACAACAAACCGTGATTGATGCCAAAGATTCCAAGTCTTTTAATTGTCGCATTGAATATGAAAAGGTTGACAAGGCTACCAAGAACACACTCTGCAACTATGACCCTTCAAAAACCTGTTACCAGGAGCAGACCCAAAGTCATGTATCCTGGCTCTGCTCCAAGCCCTTTAAGGTGATCTGtatttacatttccttttatAGTACAGATTATAAACTGGTACAGAAAGTGTGCCCTGACTACAACTACCACAGTGACACACCTTACTTTCCCTCGGGATGA